One window of Pseudomonas sp. ML2-2023-3 genomic DNA carries:
- a CDS encoding sugar phosphate isomerase/epimerase, whose translation MTTFPVSISLSSYGADLVRQRGQHSFIELLANAGVSRIELREELLTTEDPIAFSQSVQQLGLECVFSSPLELWEAGQSRPNTQLLATLKRAHAFGAQWLKVSLGYFTEHCDMQNLAACLNQQPVRLLVENDQTSYGGRIEPMQRFFDQVEQQQAPISMTFDIGNWQWQDQSASTAARLLGRYVTYLHCKGVVRRPDGKLVATPPTAIDLQQWQHLMTHMPHGLTRAIEYPLQGADLDGLTQAHVAVLARLSQKQQELSHV comes from the coding sequence ATGACGACATTTCCCGTTTCCATCAGCCTGTCGAGCTACGGCGCCGATCTGGTTCGCCAGCGCGGACAACACAGTTTCATTGAGTTGCTGGCCAATGCTGGCGTGTCCCGCATCGAGCTGCGCGAAGAACTGTTGACCACAGAAGACCCGATCGCCTTTAGCCAGTCCGTACAACAACTGGGGCTGGAGTGCGTATTCTCCTCGCCATTGGAACTGTGGGAAGCCGGGCAATCACGTCCCAATACCCAACTGCTCGCCACCCTGAAGCGGGCCCACGCGTTCGGCGCTCAATGGCTGAAGGTGTCGCTGGGCTATTTCACTGAACACTGTGACATGCAGAACCTCGCAGCCTGCCTGAACCAGCAACCGGTGCGTCTGCTGGTGGAAAACGACCAGACCTCCTACGGCGGGCGCATTGAACCCATGCAGCGCTTTTTCGATCAGGTTGAGCAGCAGCAAGCGCCCATCAGCATGACGTTCGATATCGGCAACTGGCAGTGGCAGGACCAGTCGGCCAGCACCGCTGCCCGCCTGCTGGGCCGCTACGTCACTTACCTGCACTGCAAAGGCGTGGTCCGTCGCCCGGACGGCAAGTTGGTCGCAACGCCACCGACTGCCATCGACTTGCAACAGTGGCAACACCTGATGACCCACATGCCCCACGGCCTGACCCGTGCCATCGAATACCCGCTGCAGGGCGCGGATCTCGACGGTCTGACCCAGGCCCATGTTGCCGTGCTGGCCCGCTTGAGCCAGAAGCAACAGGAGCTGAGCCATGTCTAA